The Girardinichthys multiradiatus isolate DD_20200921_A chromosome 9, DD_fGirMul_XY1, whole genome shotgun sequence genome segment ctctcgatgtggaggagcagcggctctactccgagcccctcccggatggccgagctcctcaccctatctctaagggagtgcccggccaccctacggaggaagctcatttcagccgcttgtatccgggatctcgttcttttggtgatgacccaaagttcatggccataagtgagggtaggaacgtagaccgaccagtaaattgagagctttgcttttcggctcagctctctcttcaccacaacggaccggcacagcgcccccattactgtggcagccgcaccgatccgtctgtcgatctcccgctccattcttctctcactcgtgaacaagaccccgagatacttaaactcctccacttgaggcaggaactcccctccaacctgaagaggacaagccacccttttccggtcgagtaccatggcctcggacttggaggagctgatcctcatcccagccgcttcacactcagctgcaaactgtaggtcttggctagagggggccagcaggaccacgtcatctgcaaaaagaagagacgaaatccactggtccccaaacccgaccccctccggcccttggctgcgtctagaaatcctgtccataaaagttatgaacaggaccagtgacaaagggcagccctgccggagtccaacatgcactgggaacaggtccgacttagtgccggcaatgcggaccaaactcctgctccgctcgtacagggaccggatggcccctagtaaagggcccccgattccatactcctggagcaccccccacagggcatcacgagggacacagtcgaatgccttctccatgtccacaaaacacatgtgaaccggttgggcaaactcccatgaaccctcaagtaccctttagagggtatagagctggtccagtgttccacggccgggacgaaaaccacactgctcctcctgaagccgaggttcaactatcggtctgactctcctctccaataccctggcgtaggccttaccagggaggctgaggagtgtgatccccctgtagttggaacacaccctccggtcacccttcttatgaagggggaccaccaccccagtctgccagtccagaggcactgtccccgaccgccacgcaatgttgaagagacgtgtcaaccatgacagccctacaacatccagagacttgaggtactcagggcggatctcatccacccccgaagccttgccaccgcggagctttttaaccacctcggtgacttcagcctgggtgatgaaagagtccgaccccgagtccccagcctctgtttccaccacggaatgtgtgatggcaggattgaggagatcctcgaagtactccttccaccgcccgataatgtcctcagtcgaggtcagcagtctcccgcccccactataaacagtgttggcgaagcactgctttcccctcctgaggcgacgaacggtttgccagaatcgcttcgaggccaaccggtagtccttttccatggcctcaccgaactcctccgaggcccgtgtttttgcctctgccacagcccgggccgccgcacgcttggcctcacggtacccgtcagacgcctcaggagtcccacaagccaaccacagccaataggactccttcttcagcttaacagcatcccttactgccggtgtccaccaccgggttctgggattgccgctgcgacaggcaccgcagaccttacggccacagctacgggcagcagcatcgacaatagatgcggagaacatggtccactcggactctatgtctccaacatcccccgggatctggtcgaagctctcccggaggtgggagttgaatacatccctggccgagggctccgccagacgttcccagcagaccctcactatgcgcttgggcctgccaagtctgtctggctttctcctcctccagcggatccaactcaccaccaggtgatgatcagtggacagctcagcccctctcttcacccgagtgtccaaaacatgcggccgaagatctgatgatacgacaacaaagtcgatcatcgacctcctgcctagagtgtcctggtgccaagtccactgatggacacccttatgtttgaacatggtgttcgttatggacaatccgtgactagcacagaagtccaataacaaaacaccactcggattcagatcggggaggccattcctcccgatcacgcctctccaggtgtcactgtcgttccccacgtgggcgttgaagtcccccagcagaataatggagtccccgggaggggcactatccagcacccccgacagagacgccaagaaggccgggtactccgcactgccactcggcccgtaggctgaaatgataatcagagacctctccccgacccgaaggcgcagggatacgaccctctcatccactggggtaaaccccaacacgagacgcctgagctggggggcaacaagcaaacccacaccagcccgccgcctctccccgtgggccactccagagtagaacagagtctaacccctctcaaggagatgggttccagagcccacgctgtgcgtggaggcaagcccgactatttctagtcgatatctctcgacctcccgcacaagctcaggctccttcccccccagcgaggtgacattccacgtccctagagccagcctaagcatccggggatcgggccgctgaggtctccaccttcgtccgccacccaatcctctttgcaccggtccctcacggttccccctgcaggtggtgggcccactgggggatggcgtcgcgtctctcgttcgggcttggcccggccgggtcccgtgaggagcaacccggccaccaggcgctctccgacgagtcccgaccccaggcccggctccagggtgggaccccggctccgccgtagcgggcgacgtcacgtgcctcgatatttttttcttcatgagggattctggGGTAAATAATCAAAGTTAAAAGATATGTTCATAATACCACTTATGCTGAAGTTAATCCAGTATTACATTAAGAAAGATTTGGGGAAACTTATTGTAAGTTTGGCCCAAGAGTTCACGGGTTCCATTTGAAGTTTCTTTGTCTTGAAcacaaaatccaacatggctgtcTTCTATATAAAGCGTTAATAATTGCACTTATCAGAGTGGTGTGGGAGAAGAAAGCTAGACTATCACACAAAAATCTATACTGTTTTTGAAAGTTATTttgacaatatttttaaaaagtgcaagttccttatttgttattttgtttctagtattttttttatatttttctggcAGACTATGGGCTTTAAGAAGTACTCTCTGCTGGGTTGGAGCGACGGGGGAATCACTGCTCTGATTGCAGCTGCAAGGAACCCTGAGCTGATAAAAAAGATGGTTGTCTGGGGATCTAATGCCTTCGTTTCTCAGGATGACCTCAAGCTTTACAACAGTACTCCAGTTTTTATTGTCTGGAATAGTTGCTGGTGTAAAAGTAGGCCTCTGCTTCTTACCTGTTGAATGactgcttttttttattcctggGAACTCCCAGTGGTCCGTGACGTCTCCAAGTGGAGTGCAAGGATGCGGCAGCCCATGGAGGAAGTGTACGGAGTTCAAGCgtttgctaaaatatgggagGACTGGGTGGATGGCATTGCTCAGTTTGCTAACAGACCAGAAGGTGAGGACTCCATGTTGCAAGACGCATAACAACCGAACTTTAACTAAGGTGGACCCATTTTTTGCCTATTCTCtttaaaaccataaaacaaaagagGGAATATTTTGctgccttttttgtgttttaagctGAAATGATGCCTTTTACATTTCATGTTTAGGAAGTATCTGCATGGAACTTCTACCGCTGATCAGCTGTCCCACCCTGATCATTCATGGAGAGAAAGACCCCATGGTGCCCAGCTTCCACCCTCACTACCtccacaaaaacataaaagggTCACGGTGAGACCATGTTTTAAACAATAATCTTTTAGCGCATTAAATTTATCCTGAAATTTGAGCTACAACGATATGTGTCCCTTTTTATTTAGGTTGTATTTAATTCCAGAGGGAAAGCATAATCTTCACCTGAGGTATGCTGAGGAATTCAACAAACTAGTTGAAGACTTTCTGGAAGAATGAGGCACACCACCGATCTTCTGTAGCCCGCAAACACTAATCTTTGTCTGAACTACTTTACTGTAATTTACTTGcaaattttcttcctttttttttttcaaataaaaaaaatctgagatgTATGTCTGTAGTTTGCAAAACATAGTGACAGTTGTTGTTGAGTGGAAACTCCACAAACAAAGAGTCAATCAAAGAGTTCAATACTATGAAAAGaagcgggggggggggggcggctCCAGAATTGAAAAAGAGAATGGTGAAAATCATGTCAATAAAAGAGAACTGAttttgctaaaaaaacaaaaaaacatggtgTGGTAGAAGTGGACTAATAGAGCTTCAACAGCTAAGAACAGAGAGATCACTCTAGTAATGACATCACCACCAGAAAGCGTGAAATATTAAAGAAACGTTTCAAGACATCAGTCAAGAAGTTAAATCGTGGCCAAAAATTGACATTTCCAAAAGGACAGTGACCCTAGCCATACCAGTAAGGGGAGCCATTACCTTTTCACATagagccaggttggtttagacagctattttttctttgcagataaaatctgaaaactgctttttgtctgataatacaattagtttgatgatctgaaacatttaagtgtgacaaaaaagcaaaaacagaagaaatttgtaACTGAGGAAATCATTGTCATTGCACTGTATACATATGCAAGAAATCATTTTGATCGCTCAGcacatgcctttttttttttttagcttgagCCAAATCAGATGGATAtactaaacataaaaataattgttttataaatttAAGAATTTAACTACaggtttcatttttgaaaagacaagatgtattttgtttcttttcagacTGTTtatgatataaaacaatattattttctaCAATAACAAACCAGACCTTTTGGCTGAAATAAGGAATATTATAGGTCAAATAACAGATATTTTGCTAATTACTGAAatctattcaattcaaattcaaaaatactttattcatccaaaaggcaaattaaatgttgtagctcaaataatgcaggtttcttcaaagagctgttgtagatgctgatggctgtaggcaggaaggatctcctgtagcggtccgtcttacagcagatctgaagaagcctctgactgaagacactctgttgtacgacagtctcatgaagaggatgctcagggttctccataatgttctttccacGGGAGTTAGAACAGAACCGAGCCAGCCTTTTTATTAGATTGTTGAGCTGTTTTAACTCCCTGGCTCCACTGCTACCCCAACAgttgatggcagaagagatcacaacAGAgtagaagacatgcagcaaacactgaaggacctgagcttcctcaagaagtacagtctgctctgtcccttcttgtagatggcttcacagttgcatctccactccagcctgttgtccaggtgaacaccgaggtatttatactcctccacttcttctcccatgatgatAAAGTGTTTAGAACTTATACAAAGAACATTTATCAAATACCATTTGGTGAACATTTAATATTCAATATTTTCAAAGTGAccgtttttgctgtttttgaaaaaaaaaaaacgtgataTTAACTCAAAGCTATTTTAATGCTGCTATTTGTTGCAGTTTGTTTAACATGCAACTTCTTCCCTGTGCCGGAGCAAATCGTTGCATCTCAAATCGATTGCTTTGGTCTGCCATTTGCTCACGCTAACCAGGAAGTAGCTTCTGTTGTTTCATGCGCTCGCTAGTTTTAAATGTTGGCGTAACAAACTGCGTTCAAATGACTGAGATACTGAACGGTTCGGATTTCGGAGGAATTTCGGTGCATAATTTCTCCGAGAAGATTCTGGAGCAGGTCGTCCACTTCCACGCGATGAAGCTGAATGGTGGCTTCTTTCTGTGGATCGGTTCGGCTCCGGTTCTGTCCAACCTGGCGGTTTCCATGAGCAGCAAATATGTAAATAACTCGGTTAATTGAGCTGCCATTTTTCCGCTTCTCATTGGTGGTTCTGAGGTTGATTAAGTCCTGTGAAAGACCGTTGATTATTAGCCATTTCTACACAAAACTGTTGAATTCAtgacaaatatgtttttctttgtggtcTTCAGGATCCAATGCCGTTATCCACTTTGGTGATGGGTGATCCGTCCAATACTGCTGCAAACTCTTTGGCACAGAGATTAGGTAAAGTCAAGTATGAGTTGATGTTTTATCTCAATGCTTCTGTTCACAAGAACATATCTAAGAGTCAAAGCTTATAATAGGTAACAGGAGATCGTCAACAATACACTTCAGCCATTTTTAGTTGgacaaacaacattttaaaaggatGCATTTAATTTTTGTGCTCATAATGAAACTTCACAGGGTTTGCGACTGTGATGTTTTAAGCTTGTCAAAACCGAAAGTGATATTGATATTGATGCAAGTTTTTAATCAGTTCCACCACATTTAGAAACCCCATTACCACGTTggcttcaataaaaaaaacacataattttGAGAAATAAGTACTAATTGCTCAGCTGTATAACATCAGTTAGGAGGCCATATCACAGCATATGTGTCTTTCTAACATATTTTGATATTCCGATATTGAATATCAAATTTAACAATACTGAAAAAGTCAAGTAATATATGTAAACAATATGAACTGAAGAAAAGaccatttataatttttgataaaataaaccaaacattctgGTGAGGCATATAGGAGGACACCCCAATGTTTGCTCACtcttaaaatggctaaaatcgCTCACAGACCTCCAATCAGAGGGACGTGATAGCAACATTGttactcagcattttgaagAAGGTTTGTCCTGTTTAGACCCCAGACTTTTAGTTTGGTGTTCTCCTGGTTGTTGACGTGAGATTAAAAgagctgtctgaggccttcaggaAGACCTAAAGACGCTTAAAAAAAGTCTCCAAGAACCCTTAAAGATGGCATGTTTGTTGggtgaatacattttttatgtgcCGTGTTTCTTTAAACTTCACTCATACAAATAATCCAATCAACAGCACCGAACAAGAGTCGGTAGTAGAATAAGCTGTTTGGGTATGGTCAAAAGGATTTAGCAAGTTTTTTGTTATTCAACCCTCATATAAACTCTGCCACTCGACCTACAAATGctacaaatgcattttccttacaaattAAGGGCAAATACACAGGCTTTCCAACTGTATAATTAATTGCAAAAACAATTGTTATAACAAAGAAGCAATGAAACCAACGTCCTTACCAAGGATCAACACTTTGTGTGTCAATAATTTTATAATGTGTGCCTACATGGCTTATGTTTCTTAGGGTGAATTCCTACCACATTTTTCAGCCATGTTTTTGATTACCACACCTCTAAACTTAAGTcactttttaaatgtcttaaacTCTAAATTCCAAATCTTTTGTTTCCTCAGATACACAGTTAATATATGAGTTTGTTTAATAAACCAAGTGAACAAAGGTCTGTCTGCTTTCTTTCACAGCAAAGAGGACCAAAAAGCAAGTATTTGTGAGTTACAGTCTTCCGATGACAGATTCCAGCCTGAGTTTGTTGGTGGAAAACCGGATCAAAAAGGAAATGGAGCTTCACCCAGAGAACTTTTGAAACTCGCTGGGTCTTTAAGGACATTTATTTACCTTACATCAGCACCTCCTTCTCCTGTGTGTTCTACTGGAACCACACTCCCAACACAAAAATCGCCACACAAGCAATCACATCCACTGTTCTTTTATTGACATAATAAATTAAGTGGTTTATTATCAAAACACGTAGGCCTATGGCTTTTTGTACAAATgcatcttattaaaaaaataacacttaGAAAACAGCATCGGAGgctgagttgtttttttgtttttttcctgtttttcgtTGATTTACCAGTTAAACATACAAACCAGTAAGCCATACAACACTAATATAGTTTGAATCGTTGTTTGGATTAGTTGGCTGGTCCATCTAGTTGATGTGCTTCTAAACCTGTGGCGATCATGATCATTATGAATGAATGGCACATGTACAAATCCTACTGGATATTCACGtagtataaatgttcacatttacAACTAAGCCAGATCTACGCTGCTGTACTCTAAACCTCACGTGTTTATTTCTAAAACAGTAATTTATTGTGCTTTCTGTCTAATGTTAAACATAGAAACAGCAGGATTATAACAATACTAAAGTACAGAGAATTAACAGTGACAACTGGAGTGGAAATATTTGCTAATTAAGGAGGTAATTCAAGCAACAAGTTTGCCCTTGGCATCATTAGAAAATAAATACTGTCTTTCTTCAGTTACATCTAGTCTTTAATCTGTAAAAAAGCCAGAGCCATTGAGATAAAGCCATTGAAATGCTGAGACACATCATTTAGACGTACAGCAGAACACCGCCCTAACATCCGTTCAGCTCTCAGATTTGCCTCGTCAAGTCTCAAAAGGCTACAGCTACGCGTTTAAAGTCTGCCGTGGTCTCCGGCTGTTCGTGACGTTCGACAACCTTCATACGTCCCCCCAGACAGCAGTAAAGATCAGCGTCTACGCCGACCGCATAAAGTACCACAAATGGATTTTAATTAGAGAACACAAATGAAAAGGGGGGAAAACATATATGTAAAACTATTAAAACCATTTGTGCCCTTTCATGCTAGTTGTTTTTATATTGGATTAAGCCTGGTTTTCCAACATGTTGGCTAAAAATTCACAAACACTTGATTGTGTCTTTGACATTTAGTGCAAAATAAGTAAGAAAGACTTGCAGTGTGGTGAAAAAGTCTTTGCCCccctacagatttcttctgtttttgcttttttgtcacaattaGATAACTTCAAACaagtttaatatcagacaaagataacctgagtaaaatggacctttcaaatgattttaaatattattagaacaccccccaccccctcgctttaataaataatgtattaGCTGTGATTCTCCTTTCTGGAAATCGAGTTTAATTTCACCAAGCCTGATTGGTttcagacctgtagaatcaagaaatgacTTTAAGAGAAGTCTGAATGCATGAAGGAGGCTagaagatctaaaaaaaaaaaaaaaaaagtagcacATTGTGgcccaatctaaagaaatccaCATCAATGTAAAAGACTAATTTCCAGTTAATAACAAATATTACATTTAGGGCTCAAATACATTTAGGGACAATTGGCTCAgtctttttttcagttcataaattaaatcattggaaaactgccttttgtatttacttaggtTATGTATGACGTGTAGTTTaatcaaaaagcaaaaacagaagagtcCTCAAATAAAATCACCATCGTCACACTCTGACCTCAGATAAACACGgtccatacaatattttttgGCAACTCCTGAAAGAATCATTGTCACTAAACACTACACTAACTTCCTATCATTGTCATCATCTCAAACCTCCCTACAGTATAACAGCAGTTCATCTGGTTTGTGCTAACATTTCTTCCTTTTGcacaaaaacatttgatcaCATCTTTTGTCTGGTTATCTGCATCAGTTGTTTGCACAGTAGAAGACTATTGCTGTGAAGCTCATACCCCATTGGCTATTGTGCAATTACCAATCACCTCACCACCAGTTGCAAGCGTGTATGATGCAGGTACCGCTGCCAGAGCGGTGGCTACTGCCGCCGTGGCACCGCCTGTGGCTGTGAGGTGTAATGGCGTGTCGTGGACACGGGAGTAGTCCCTTTCATACTTGACGAGGAGGAGGTGCTGCTCCCCGGGATGGAGCAGGGTCTGACGAGTGAAGGTCTCGCCGTCGGCCAGGGTCTCTGGCAGCGGCTGACCCCGCGGCtccggcagcagcagcaggcagaTGGTGCAGAGCAGCGTGCAGCAGGCGAAAATCACATGATGCAGAAAGTAACCCTTTTGGTTGTGCAACTCCATGATGGGGGCAGTGAGCATCCCAAAGCCTGCACTAGCCAGGACTAGGCCCAGACCTCCACCCCTGCACAAAGTGATAATCAAATCCAGTTTACTTACACATGACCTGAAGTAACGGCTGACAAAAATGTTGAAGATGTTCACGTAGCAGTTTAAATCAAATAAGATAGAAGACAGTTTTagctacattgcccttaggtgtgactgagtgctagttgtttgtcctgtttgtgtctgtgttgccctgcaatggactggtgacctgtccagggtgtaccccacctcccgcccatagactgctggaaatgggcaccagcttccccatgacccactatggaagaagcgatagaaaatgactgactgactattttagCCTAAAACAGGGAATTCTTGCAATGTAACAGATACATTAATACAttcaaatgtaaacatttttagaaaggCATAATTTTCAACATCGGGTTTAGGGAAATGTATAGGATTACCATTTAATTTGGAATTTCTGAAACCAATACCTGAACAAATCAGATTACACAAATTGGTgttcaaataaaacatgtacTAGGCATGGGCTGGCCACCGATATCAAGACACACTAAAGATTTTAAAGACATATAGTTTTAGAGCAACTTAAACGTCCCATAGTACTGGATCTACAGTTTTAAATCTGTTAAATGAGATGCGTGAGAATATGCTGGAGGGACCAGAGTTAACTCTGCCCTCTTGGAGCAGTGCTGCTC includes the following:
- the bphl gene encoding valacyclovir hydrolase; translated protein: MALLLFGRRLLKCSTDVRKIVEASRPYCSSVSSGRQRVNGIDLYYEQTGRGKHAVLLLPGALGSTKTDFGPQLKSLNKECFTVVGWDPRGYGQSRPPDRDFPSDFFERDAKDGVDLMKTMGFKKYSLLGWSDGGITALIAAARNPELIKKMVVWGSNAFVSQDDLKLYNMVRDVSKWSARMRQPMEEVYGVQAFAKIWEDWVDGIAQFANRPEGSICMELLPLISCPTLIIHGEKDPMVPSFHPHYLHKNIKGSRLYLIPEGKHNLHLRYAEEFNKLVEDFLEE
- the psmg4 gene encoding proteasome assembly chaperone 4 codes for the protein MRSLVLNVGVTNCVQMTEILNGSDFGGISVHNFSEKILEQVVHFHAMKLNGGFFLWIGSAPVLSNLAVSMSSKYDPMPLSTLVMGDPSNTAANSLAQRLAKRTKKQVFVSYSLPMTDSSLSLLVENRIKKEMELHPENF